In Candidatus Epulonipiscium viviparus, one DNA window encodes the following:
- a CDS encoding sulfatase, whose product MKAIMVMFDSLSRRMLKPYANVDVQTPNFDRLAKRATTFDNFFAGSLPCMPARREVHTGRYNFLHRTWGPLEPFDVSMPEILKKNGIYTHLVTDHMHYFDDGGSTYHKRYSSWEVFRGQASDSWVAKLEAPEIPPHVDTMRKHTHPTWWRDYWKNHNKIKEENYYPQVATFNAGMKFLQDNINEDDWFIQIETFDPHEPFDMPDEFKYLYEKEGEYAGDFFNLPSYGIVLENKEQVDHCANLYKSLITMCDKSLGRILDFMDAHNMWKDTMLIVNCDHGLMVGEKDWWAKSVMPCYNEVAQLPFYLYDPRCKKSGRRQSLAQTIDIPATLLEFFGLDIPAQMQGKSMLPIVENDRPIREYGLFGYHGSFINLVDNQGHVYMRASQNIGNTPCFEYTLMPTGRNGFFSIDCLSKGELSRDFDFTKGLKLMKYPADSKLGAPIFCNSFQYGNLLWDLNADPEQIAPLDDTELEATMINALIQEMKSNDAPIEQFARVGLDREHIYTKEDVVAMRQKQKTIEANLIDGFEWEQEASTLFVALAGIMTDTQIYDAREYLKTNSENNLIKYDTIVELVHKKYVNNKEAGKYFITKLMRNL is encoded by the coding sequence ATGAAAGCTATAATGGTTATGTTTGATTCTTTGAGTCGTAGAATGTTAAAGCCATACGCTAATGTAGATGTGCAAACACCAAACTTTGATAGATTGGCGAAAAGGGCAACGACGTTTGACAATTTTTTTGCAGGGAGCTTGCCTTGTATGCCAGCACGCAGGGAAGTTCACACCGGAAGATATAATTTCTTGCATAGAACTTGGGGGCCTTTAGAGCCGTTTGATGTTTCGATGCCAGAAATTTTAAAGAAAAATGGAATATATACGCATCTAGTTACAGATCATATGCATTACTTTGATGACGGCGGTTCAACGTATCATAAAAGATATAGCTCGTGGGAAGTGTTTCGAGGTCAGGCATCGGATAGCTGGGTAGCAAAATTAGAGGCACCCGAAATTCCGCCTCATGTAGATACGATGAGAAAGCATACGCACCCCACGTGGTGGAGAGATTATTGGAAAAATCATAATAAAATAAAAGAAGAGAATTATTATCCGCAAGTTGCGACGTTTAATGCGGGAATGAAGTTTTTGCAAGATAATATTAATGAGGATGACTGGTTTATACAAATTGAAACTTTTGATCCGCACGAACCATTTGATATGCCAGATGAATTTAAATACTTATATGAAAAAGAAGGAGAGTACGCAGGAGACTTTTTTAATTTGCCGTCCTATGGAATTGTATTAGAGAATAAAGAACAAGTGGATCACTGTGCCAATTTATACAAATCTCTAATAACGATGTGCGATAAAAGCTTGGGTAGAATACTGGATTTTATGGATGCGCATAATATGTGGAAAGATACGATGCTTATCGTGAACTGCGACCATGGGCTGATGGTGGGCGAAAAAGATTGGTGGGCGAAGTCGGTTATGCCTTGCTATAATGAAGTAGCGCAGTTGCCGTTTTATTTGTATGACCCGCGTTGTAAAAAGAGTGGGAGAAGACAGTCGCTTGCACAAACGATCGATATACCTGCGACGCTGCTAGAATTTTTTGGGCTTGATATACCTGCGCAGATGCAAGGAAAGTCTATGCTACCAATTGTAGAAAATGATAGACCTATTAGAGAATACGGATTATTTGGGTATCATGGATCATTTATAAATTTGGTGGATAACCAGGGGCATGTTTATATGAGAGCATCGCAGAATATTGGAAATACTCCATGCTTTGAATATACTCTGATGCCTACAGGTAGAAATGGCTTTTTTAGCATTGATTGCTTAAGTAAAGGAGAATTGTCTAGGGACTTTGATTTTACAAAGGGGCTAAAGTTGATGAAATATCCTGCAGATAGCAAATTGGGTGCACCAATATTTTGTAATTCTTTCCAATATGGAAACTTATTGTGGGATTTAAATGCCGATCCTGAACAAATAGCTCCTCTCGACGATACAGAATTGGAAGCGACGATGATTAATGCTCTGATACAAGAAATGAAAAGCAATGATGCGCCGATTGAACAATTTGCGAGAGTGGGCTTGGATAGAGAGCATATTTATACCAAAGAAGATGTGGTAGCAATGCGCCAGAAACAAAAAACGATAGAAGCGAATTTGATAGATGGGTTTGAGTGGGAACAAGAAGCCAGCACTTTATTTGTGGCATTAGCAGGCATTATGACAGATACACAGATATACGATGCGCGAGAATATTTGAAGACGAACTCAGAAAATAACTTGATAAAATATGATACGATTGTAGAATTGGTTCATAAAAAGTATGTGAATAATAAAGAGGCCGGAAAATATTTTATAACAAAATTGATGCGAAATTTATGA
- a CDS encoding FAD-dependent oxidoreductase: MYKNLFKPLKVNGVVLRNRIISSPIDVHKSREKATGGASLIVLGGGFVSKEIRGRIAARNTSPFEVTNRDIALKTRETVEFWRQGGSLVSLELLHCGEYGSFMKSDFVYGPSAGTRPHDKAEIIALDEAKMAEIIQEFAVGAAIAKEYGFDMVTAHFAHGWLISEFLSKSWNKRTDEYGGSYENRIKFPRRVLQAIRKAVGPTFPIDMRINGKDWIAGDLNDLDEVARFLEDMGKEGLVDMANISVGADMVLTGNIRMATHAIHPRMVNAEITKYIKDRVTSIPITAVGAIMNPEEAEMLISEGYCDAVWIGRPMVADPRWAKKALQQKSEDITPCLRCLYCFPMATGARNVGCSVNPRFNKEELYPENGKATHSRYVVIVGGGPAGMKAAITAADRGHQVTLIEKSHQLGGTIRFSDYIASKQDLNSYMNYLIAQVEKRDIEVSLNFEATYDNVAKLNPDVLIVAVGAKPIIPPIPGIDKAHVSNCINVFPNLKKLGQNVVIIGGGTIGCELAIDIAEDGKNAVVVEMSGELNRTANRLYKIALAERMKELPTIKTLTNTQCLAIENSAVKVASNNRTEKIEADNVIIAAGLSPLSELANSFFGITPETYVIGDCKKVGIVKNATEDAYFFVSNILD, from the coding sequence ATGTATAAAAATTTATTTAAGCCCTTAAAAGTTAACGGTGTCGTTTTAAGAAACCGAATTATTTCATCGCCTATTGATGTTCATAAATCTCGTGAAAAAGCAACGGGAGGCGCGTCGCTTATAGTATTGGGTGGCGGCTTTGTTTCCAAAGAAATTCGAGGACGCATTGCCGCGCGAAATACCAGTCCATTTGAAGTTACCAATCGCGATATTGCTCTTAAAACTCGTGAGACCGTAGAATTTTGGAGACAAGGCGGTTCTCTAGTATCACTTGAATTACTACACTGTGGAGAATACGGTTCGTTTATGAAATCAGATTTTGTATACGGTCCATCTGCAGGCACTCGCCCTCACGATAAGGCCGAAATCATTGCTTTAGACGAGGCAAAAATGGCCGAAATTATCCAAGAATTTGCAGTGGGTGCTGCTATTGCAAAAGAATATGGATTTGATATGGTTACTGCACACTTTGCACATGGCTGGCTCATATCAGAATTTTTATCCAAATCTTGGAATAAGCGCACCGATGAATATGGTGGCTCCTATGAAAACCGCATCAAATTTCCACGTCGCGTTTTACAAGCTATTCGCAAAGCCGTTGGGCCCACTTTTCCGATTGACATGAGAATCAACGGCAAAGACTGGATTGCTGGTGACCTAAATGATCTAGATGAAGTTGCAAGATTTTTAGAAGATATGGGCAAAGAGGGTCTTGTTGATATGGCCAATATTTCGGTTGGCGCCGACATGGTTCTTACCGGCAATATAAGAATGGCAACTCACGCAATTCATCCTCGAATGGTCAATGCCGAAATCACAAAGTATATCAAAGACAGAGTTACCAGCATCCCTATCACGGCCGTCGGAGCTATCATGAATCCCGAAGAGGCAGAAATGCTTATCAGCGAAGGCTACTGCGATGCCGTATGGATTGGCCGCCCTATGGTAGCGGATCCTCGATGGGCCAAAAAAGCTTTGCAACAAAAATCAGAGGACATTACGCCTTGCCTTAGATGCTTGTACTGTTTTCCGATGGCAACAGGTGCGCGAAACGTTGGTTGCTCAGTAAATCCTAGATTTAACAAGGAGGAGCTGTATCCAGAAAATGGTAAAGCCACACACTCGCGATACGTTGTTATTGTAGGCGGCGGACCTGCTGGCATGAAGGCTGCCATCACTGCGGCTGATCGCGGACACCAAGTTACTCTAATCGAAAAATCTCATCAATTAGGTGGCACCATTAGATTTTCAGATTATATCGCATCTAAGCAAGATTTAAACAGCTATATGAATTATTTAATAGCACAGGTAGAAAAACGAGACATCGAAGTATCCCTCAATTTTGAAGCCACCTACGACAATGTTGCCAAATTAAATCCCGATGTATTGATTGTTGCTGTCGGTGCAAAACCTATAATTCCTCCTATTCCAGGCATCGACAAAGCTCATGTTTCCAATTGCATTAATGTCTTTCCGAACCTTAAAAAGTTGGGGCAAAACGTAGTTATCATAGGCGGTGGCACCATCGGATGTGAATTAGCCATCGATATTGCAGAGGACGGCAAAAACGCTGTAGTTGTTGAGATGTCTGGCGAATTAAATCGCACCGCAAACCGACTATACAAAATCGCACTAGCAGAACGAATGAAAGAGCTTCCTACTATCAAAACCTTAACTAATACTCAATGTTTAGCAATAGAAAACTCTGCAGTCAAAGTTGCTAGTAATAATCGTACCGAAAAAATCGAAGCGGACAACGTCATCATTGCTGCCGGACTTTCTCCTCTTAGCGAGCTTGCCAATTCTTTCTTCGGCATAACTCCTGAGACATATGTAATTGGAGACTGTAAAAAAGTAGGGATTGTAAAAAACGCCACCGAAGACGCATATTTCTTCGTTAGCAATATATTAGATTAA
- a CDS encoding sensor domain-containing diguanylate cyclase, translating to MPIHLFSITMLILAATSWTTKEPIDQIVEDIYQLLEIKINTSFLCIILLMIINKVMSRKIIKLMSVQIEKIELFFSMAVCSMLLLIVNSYIYGINIHSIYLNINLMITGLVCLLLFYLGILVVAGFQHMKIQNQLLDHRLQAQQVYQQIVHSKSDITIEIDCSKGTVVNYLIKEKKNQVLIGRKYMKFRNELLLDVVHPEDKDLVMELTDIGYITEALAKKNNRYNFEYRVLRKNQIHWFKGEVSVINILDSVKAILVLTDITDKKEMKFKIERDLLTGLYNKITTEDLIKMHLRSHLGGVLFVIDLDNFKEVNDILGYDIGTEVIKDVAKKLTATFRKKEDIIGRIREDKFIVFIKTNVDKVNITNIGNRINEVIAKKYSYEDKEVYVSASIGIAKATKPLTTFADLYIDADMALYQTKGKGKNGFMLYSNENSKQE from the coding sequence ATGCCTATACATCTATTTTCCATAACAATGCTAATACTTGCGGCAACAAGTTGGACAACAAAAGAACCTATAGATCAAATTGTTGAAGATATATATCAATTGCTAGAAATAAAAATCAATACATCGTTTCTGTGTATAATATTATTAATGATAATTAACAAAGTGATGTCAAGGAAGATTATCAAGCTGATGTCGGTGCAAATAGAAAAAATAGAGCTATTTTTTAGTATGGCAGTTTGCAGTATGCTATTGCTAATAGTGAATTCATATATATATGGCATCAACATACATTCTATATATCTAAATATAAATTTAATGATAACTGGTCTAGTTTGCTTATTGCTATTTTACTTAGGAATATTGGTAGTGGCAGGATTTCAGCATATGAAGATACAGAATCAGTTGCTAGATCATCGACTGCAGGCGCAGCAAGTGTACCAGCAAATTGTTCATAGTAAGTCAGATATAACTATAGAAATAGACTGCAGTAAAGGGACAGTGGTTAATTACTTGATTAAAGAGAAGAAAAATCAGGTGTTGATAGGAAGAAAATATATGAAGTTTCGAAATGAGTTGTTATTAGACGTTGTGCACCCAGAAGATAAGGATCTTGTAATGGAGTTAACTGATATAGGCTATATCACTGAAGCGCTAGCTAAGAAGAATAATAGATATAATTTTGAGTATAGAGTGCTGCGAAAAAATCAAATTCATTGGTTTAAAGGAGAGGTAAGTGTGATAAATATATTAGATAGTGTGAAGGCAATCCTAGTATTAACAGACATTACAGATAAAAAGGAAATGAAATTTAAAATCGAAAGAGATTTATTGACAGGATTATATAATAAAATAACAACGGAGGATTTAATAAAAATGCATCTGAGAAGTCACCTAGGAGGTGTACTTTTTGTAATAGATCTGGATAATTTTAAAGAGGTAAATGATATTTTAGGCTACGATATCGGAACTGAAGTGATAAAAGATGTGGCGAAAAAGTTAACTGCAACCTTTAGGAAAAAAGAAGATATAATAGGAAGAATTAGAGAAGACAAGTTTATAGTTTTTATTAAAACCAATGTGGATAAGGTAAATATTACCAATATAGGAAACAGAATAAATGAGGTAATCGCTAAAAAATATAGTTATGAGGACAAGGAAGTTTATGTTTCGGCTAGTATAGGCATAGCAAAAGCGACAAAGCCGCTAACGACGTTTGCAGATTTATATATCGATGCAGATATGGCTTTATACCAAACAAAAGGCAAAGGTAAAAATGGATTTATGCTATATTCAAATGAAAACAGTAAACAAGAATAA
- a CDS encoding sugar phosphate isomerase/epimerase family protein — translation MKTSVSLSVFQGAKTAPILFMGSTEENFRTIKELGYDGIDLFVDDPTSDATKDAVKYLIRYDLGVGVVMPAALAGQGLFLGDEDKSVRNKCIQKISEIIKFAEAIDGMVSLGLVRGSSAREESLAHFYSKFVDSCEKLISTTDMPLLIEPINRYEINTINSVQEGIDFINKYKLPLYLMIDTFHMNIEDVSIEQALRDSFSLTKHIHFLDSNRLAPSMGHLDMEGLYRTAAELGYNGYLCLEALAKPTAYECAKRGAEFFKKVKK, via the coding sequence GTGAAAACGTCCGTATCATTATCTGTTTTTCAGGGAGCGAAGACAGCACCGATTTTATTTATGGGATCCACAGAAGAAAATTTTAGAACAATTAAAGAATTGGGATATGATGGAATCGATCTATTTGTGGATGACCCAACGAGTGATGCAACAAAAGATGCTGTTAAATATTTAATTAGGTATGATCTGGGAGTGGGCGTTGTGATGCCAGCGGCATTGGCAGGGCAAGGATTATTTTTAGGCGACGAAGATAAGTCTGTTAGAAATAAATGCATCCAGAAAATAAGTGAAATAATAAAGTTTGCAGAAGCAATAGATGGAATGGTATCATTGGGATTGGTTAGAGGAAGCAGTGCCAGAGAAGAGTCATTGGCTCATTTTTATAGCAAATTTGTAGATTCTTGTGAAAAATTAATTAGCACAACAGACATGCCGTTGCTGATTGAACCAATTAATCGATATGAAATTAATACGATAAATTCGGTGCAAGAAGGAATAGATTTTATAAATAAGTATAAGCTGCCATTATATTTAATGATAGATACATTTCATATGAATATTGAAGATGTAAGTATAGAGCAAGCGCTTCGAGATAGTTTTTCATTAACGAAGCATATTCATTTTTTAGATTCGAATAGATTGGCTCCATCGATGGGGCATTTGGATATGGAAGGGTTATATAGAACTGCAGCTGAATTGGGATATAATGGATATCTGTGTTTAGAAGCATTAGCAAAACCGACAGCATATGAATGTGCCAAACGTGGTGCAGAATTTTTTAAAAAGGTAAAAAAGTAA
- a CDS encoding FadR/GntR family transcriptional regulator: protein MIENKTISRQLFERILDQIKNGELKAGDKLKPERVLVEEYEVSRSSVREAIGALNKMGIVVTRQGKNRGNYINDKAPDMLTKVLEIYMILDDNLAIDFLRLRKEIEKKAAYLAAINATQIELENMKILHQQRSKVANIDQEELYRLDRELHLTIAKASHNKAFELFIEAVFGVFKAHQAKIGNIREIADKYHSQIIGAIENREAEQAEAYMENHIENLIEVMQKNDDEEK, encoded by the coding sequence ATGATAGAAAATAAAACTATAAGCAGGCAATTGTTTGAACGCATATTGGATCAAATTAAAAACGGAGAGTTAAAAGCCGGGGATAAGCTAAAACCCGAAAGAGTATTGGTAGAAGAATATGAAGTGAGTCGTTCCTCTGTGAGGGAGGCAATTGGAGCTTTAAATAAGATGGGCATTGTAGTTACCAGGCAAGGCAAGAATAGAGGTAATTATATAAATGACAAAGCGCCAGATATGCTAACCAAAGTTTTAGAAATCTATATGATATTAGATGACAATTTAGCTATCGATTTTTTGCGATTGAGAAAAGAAATAGAGAAAAAGGCAGCCTATCTTGCGGCGATCAATGCAACACAAATAGAACTAGAAAATATGAAAATTCTGCATCAGCAAAGATCTAAAGTAGCTAATATAGATCAAGAAGAATTATATAGATTGGACAGGGAATTACACTTAACTATTGCAAAAGCATCTCATAACAAAGCATTTGAACTTTTTATTGAAGCCGTTTTTGGAGTTTTTAAGGCTCATCAAGCTAAAATTGGAAATATAAGGGAAATTGCAGACAAATATCATAGCCAAATTATAGGTGCTATTGAAAATAGAGAAGCAGAGCAAGCTGAAGCATATATGGAAAATCATATTGAGAATCTGATAGAGGTAATGCAAAAAAATGATGATGAGGAGAAATAA
- a CDS encoding MBL fold metallo-hydrolase — MTKLVMLGSGTPDPSRERSGPCVAVVVDDNAYLVDFGSNLCRQANTMAQRGIKALMPKNLKVGFLTHLHSDHTLGYPDFLLTPWVVGRKEAMTVIGPVGTQAMTNNLLSAYKHDIDERLHGLMKADPNGITVNVKEITDSGIVYQDEFVTVHAISIYHGTLGGAFSYKFVTPDKTIIISGDKSPCDAFATYAKDCDIMVHEVYPTKNLASRPEIWKNYHGSVHTSSEAVGQIAAATNVKKVVLYHPVYLLGNQTATMKDLNATLKELDAYMIEDVKQNYTGEVYMSQDFDVYE; from the coding sequence ATGACAAAATTAGTAATGTTAGGTTCTGGTACCCCTGATCCAAGTCGAGAGCGCTCCGGCCCTTGTGTTGCAGTAGTAGTTGACGATAATGCGTATCTTGTAGATTTTGGTTCCAATTTATGTCGGCAAGCGAATACGATGGCTCAACGAGGAATCAAAGCTCTTATGCCCAAAAATCTTAAAGTTGGTTTTTTAACTCATCTTCACTCCGATCATACTTTAGGATACCCCGACTTTTTATTAACTCCTTGGGTAGTTGGTCGAAAAGAAGCTATGACAGTAATTGGCCCTGTTGGCACTCAAGCCATGACTAATAATTTGCTCAGCGCTTATAAGCACGACATTGACGAACGACTGCACGGTCTTATGAAAGCAGACCCCAATGGCATCACCGTTAATGTCAAAGAAATTACCGATAGCGGCATAGTCTATCAAGACGAATTCGTTACTGTTCATGCCATTAGTATCTATCACGGTACACTCGGAGGCGCGTTCTCTTACAAGTTTGTTACCCCAGACAAGACTATTATAATATCTGGCGACAAGTCTCCTTGTGATGCATTTGCTACGTATGCAAAAGATTGCGACATTATGGTTCACGAAGTTTATCCCACCAAAAACCTAGCATCACGTCCCGAAATTTGGAAAAATTATCATGGCTCTGTTCACACTTCTTCCGAAGCAGTCGGCCAAATAGCAGCCGCTACCAATGTCAAAAAAGTTGTTTTATATCATCCTGTATATTTGCTAGGCAATCAAACTGCTACTATGAAAGATTTAAATGCTACCCTCAAAGAATTAGATGCATATATGATCGAAGATGTAAAACAAAATTATACTGGCGAAGTATATATGTCTCAAGATTTTGATGTATATGAATAA
- the araD gene encoding L-ribulose-5-phosphate 4-epimerase AraD, producing the protein MSKYQNLKQEVFAANLELVARKLVIYTWGNVSIIDRELGVVVIKPRGIEYHDLVAEDMSVTDLEGNIIEGDLLPSVDLEIHLAIYKQFPAIKAIAHTHSTYATAFAQARCDIPCLGTTHADHFYGVIPCTRQLTPEEVAGEYEKEIGNVVVETFLERKIDPMQVFGVNVAGHGPFTWGATAGLAVENSVILEELSKMALLTKQVNPNAPLLENYALDKHFLRKHGEGSYFYQSK; encoded by the coding sequence ATGAGCAAATATCAAAATTTAAAACAAGAAGTTTTTGCAGCAAATCTGGAATTAGTAGCGCGTAAATTAGTTATTTATACTTGGGGAAATGTGAGCATTATAGACAGAGAGCTGGGTGTTGTTGTAATTAAGCCAAGAGGAATAGAGTATCATGATTTAGTGGCAGAAGATATGTCTGTTACTGATTTGGAGGGCAATATTATAGAAGGAGATTTGTTGCCATCTGTAGATTTAGAAATTCATTTGGCGATCTATAAACAGTTTCCGGCTATAAAGGCAATTGCGCATACGCATTCAACCTATGCAACAGCATTTGCGCAGGCTAGATGTGATATACCATGTCTTGGCACAACGCATGCGGATCATTTTTATGGAGTGATACCGTGTACAAGGCAATTAACTCCAGAAGAAGTAGCCGGAGAGTATGAAAAAGAAATTGGCAATGTAGTTGTAGAAACATTTTTGGAGAGAAAAATTGATCCGATGCAAGTGTTTGGAGTGAATGTTGCAGGGCATGGCCCATTTACTTGGGGGGCAACAGCAGGTTTGGCGGTAGAAAACAGTGTTATCCTAGAAGAGCTATCTAAGATGGCATTACTGACTAAGCAAGTAAATCCTAATGCACCTTTGCTAGAAAACTATGCATTAGATAAGCATTTCCTAAGAAAGCATGGAGAAGGTTCGTATTTTTATCAAAGTAAATAG
- the ulaG gene encoding L-ascorbate 6-phosphate lactonase, translating to MAVKDQKGFNDNVGKGDLTKVTKQLWRENCFPEWGTWLNEEIEDTIVPEGNFAMWWLGCTGIWVKTPEDANICIDLWVGVGKRGKRVWDKPYSQGKDFQMYHMNGGPTYQPNTRYTPMVIDPFEIKKVDAILSTHMHRDHIDQYVAAAIVQNFDDVPFIGPKFSCDVWRNWGVPEERLVEVRPGDVIKIKDMEIVAVDSFDRTALITSPLQAADMRGVCPTDMDDRAVSYIIKTPGGNLYHSGDSHYSNMYFKHGKDHKIDVALASFGENPAGLTDKMTSVDCLRMAECLNAKVLIPYHHDIWNNMLADPMEIEYLYQFKAPRLDYQFKVYIWQVGGSYMYPRDQDKKRFMFKRGFEDAFTDEPNLPFKSFL from the coding sequence ATGGCAGTAAAGGATCAAAAAGGATTTAATGATAATGTTGGCAAAGGTGATTTAACAAAAGTGACGAAGCAACTATGGCGTGAAAATTGCTTTCCGGAATGGGGTACTTGGCTAAATGAAGAAATTGAAGATACGATAGTTCCAGAAGGCAACTTTGCTATGTGGTGGCTAGGGTGTACTGGAATATGGGTAAAAACTCCAGAAGATGCTAATATTTGTATCGATTTGTGGGTTGGTGTTGGAAAAAGAGGCAAGCGCGTATGGGATAAACCGTATAGTCAAGGTAAAGATTTCCAGATGTATCATATGAATGGAGGACCAACATATCAACCAAATACGAGATATACGCCGATGGTAATTGATCCGTTTGAAATTAAAAAGGTTGATGCGATTTTGTCGACTCATATGCACAGAGATCATATAGACCAATATGTGGCGGCAGCGATAGTGCAAAATTTCGATGATGTGCCATTTATTGGGCCTAAATTTTCTTGTGATGTTTGGAGAAATTGGGGAGTGCCAGAAGAGCGTTTGGTAGAAGTGCGTCCTGGAGATGTGATTAAAATCAAAGATATGGAAATTGTGGCAGTAGATTCGTTTGATAGAACGGCGCTTATTACTTCACCACTTCAGGCAGCAGATATGCGCGGAGTATGTCCTACCGATATGGATGACCGTGCCGTTAGTTATATAATTAAAACGCCAGGTGGAAACCTATATCATAGCGGTGATTCACATTATTCAAATATGTATTTTAAACATGGCAAGGACCATAAAATCGACGTCGCACTCGCTTCGTTTGGCGAAAACCCTGCAGGCCTAACAGATAAGATGACCTCTGTGGATTGCTTAAGAATGGCAGAATGTTTAAATGCAAAAGTATTAATTCCGTATCATCACGATATTTGGAACAACATGCTAGCAGATCCAATGGAAATTGAGTATTTATACCAGTTTAAAGCGCCGAGATTAGATTATCAGTTTAAGGTATATATTTGGCAAGTTGGCGGTAGTTATATGTATCCAAGAGATCAGGATAAGAAGCGCTTTATGTTTAAACGTGGTTTTGAAGACGCATTTACAGACGAACCAAACCTACCTTTTAAATCATTTTTATAA
- a CDS encoding SLC13 family permease has translation MESTKTHPKLIIHTIIGLTIMLGFRFLPISLTGITPLGLNIIGIFIGMLYLWSTVDSLWPSLLGVILVGFSGYAPAGKVAAALLGNATAIQLIFMMVFTGGLLYYGVTKYIVRFCLTLKWVSGRPWAITSLLMATCYFISAFIGPFAGIFLFFSIMAEVFEEVGYKKGDTYVTMTLVMVMILSCIGSATMPFRGSILAIVDSYKNITAGAQVINESMYFIFALLIGIVLLITLLLVAKFIIKPDVEPLKEFNIEVLHKNPLPPMSKSQKYILGAFFALLLYLLIPPLFPHIPIMKTLNSATAFGPMIMVVILSIIRENNQPVFDLTQVVTKNFSWSTYFLSVTAIFFGTVLTADSVGLKVFLESIFAPTFSVITPTMFAVFVIALSVLLTNTANSIVMGLLLLPLVYTYSVTNGMSSLGIVTLLTFSVNATAALTPAASAYSAILFGHQKWINPKHIYKYATIFILSQVLIIICIGIPLSNIMFK, from the coding sequence ATGGAATCTACTAAAACACACCCTAAACTGATCATTCATACAATTATTGGACTAACAATTATGCTTGGTTTCAGATTTTTGCCAATATCACTCACAGGAATTACTCCTCTTGGGCTTAACATCATTGGAATCTTTATCGGAATGCTATACTTATGGTCTACAGTCGACTCTTTGTGGCCCAGTTTGCTAGGCGTAATATTAGTAGGCTTTTCTGGATATGCACCTGCAGGCAAAGTAGCTGCAGCGCTGCTGGGCAACGCTACTGCTATCCAACTTATTTTTATGATGGTATTTACCGGCGGTTTGCTATATTATGGCGTTACTAAGTATATAGTCAGATTTTGCCTAACTCTAAAATGGGTGAGCGGTCGCCCGTGGGCAATTACCTCTTTACTTATGGCTACTTGCTATTTCATAAGCGCGTTCATTGGTCCTTTTGCTGGAATTTTTTTATTTTTTTCTATCATGGCCGAAGTTTTCGAAGAAGTTGGATACAAAAAAGGGGATACATATGTAACTATGACACTGGTTATGGTTATGATATTATCTTGCATTGGCTCTGCCACTATGCCTTTTAGAGGTTCGATCTTAGCTATAGTCGACTCTTATAAAAATATAACTGCAGGAGCACAAGTGATCAACGAAAGTATGTATTTTATCTTCGCATTGCTTATAGGAATCGTCTTACTTATTACGCTTCTTCTTGTTGCGAAATTTATAATTAAACCCGATGTTGAACCACTAAAAGAATTTAATATAGAAGTATTGCACAAAAATCCTCTACCTCCTATGAGTAAATCACAAAAATATATTTTAGGTGCTTTTTTTGCGCTGCTACTTTACCTATTAATTCCTCCATTGTTTCCACATATACCCATCATGAAAACATTAAATAGTGCCACTGCCTTTGGTCCTATGATTATGGTTGTTATTTTAAGCATCATACGAGAAAATAATCAACCAGTATTTGATCTTACACAAGTTGTTACCAAAAATTTTTCTTGGTCTACATATTTTTTATCTGTTACGGCTATATTTTTTGGCACAGTCCTCACCGCAGATAGCGTTGGCTTAAAAGTATTTTTAGAAAGCATCTTTGCTCCTACTTTTTCAGTTATAACCCCTACAATGTTTGCAGTATTTGTAATTGCCTTATCTGTACTTTTAACCAACACTGCCAATAGTATTGTTATGGGACTTCTACTTTTACCTTTAGTATATACCTATTCTGTCACCAACGGAATGTCCTCACTTGGTATAGTAACGCTGTTAACTTTTTCTGTAAATGCCACTGCAGCTCTAACTCCTGCTGCATCTGCCTACTCTGCAATACTATTTGGACATCAAAAGTGGATCAATCCAAAGCATATTTACAAGTATGCGACTATATTTATTTTGTCACAAGTTCTTATAATAATTTGCATCGGAATCCCATTATCTAATATAATGTTTAAATAG